The proteins below are encoded in one region of Aquisphaera giovannonii:
- a CDS encoding DMT family transporter, translating to MGAEPSSGRPAAWMIAAAFWFATMGALTHAVAPRCDWILIALVRVSCSFVMSASLAAMAGAGLVVWRPRTLWLRSAAGTIGLICTFYALSRLPVADVLTLTNAYPLWIVLMSVHGSPPREVAADLACVLAGVAGVALIQRPHAESAANLAAPVALAASFATAVAMLGLHRLRHVDSRAVVAHFSGLATLVLLAWTALHPALLRRSDMDAVTALVLLGVGLSGTIGQIFLTKAYGAGLPSRVAVLSLTQVLFGMIFDVLIDGRLLGPVSVAGFLLVLGPTAWVTARRGRIRAEPADRP from the coding sequence ATGGGCGCTGAGCCGTCCTCGGGCCGCCCCGCCGCGTGGATGATCGCCGCGGCCTTCTGGTTCGCGACGATGGGGGCCCTGACGCACGCCGTGGCACCCCGATGCGACTGGATCCTCATCGCGCTGGTCCGCGTCTCCTGCTCCTTCGTCATGTCGGCGTCGCTCGCGGCGATGGCGGGGGCCGGGCTCGTCGTCTGGAGGCCGCGGACCCTCTGGTTGCGGAGCGCCGCGGGGACAATCGGCCTGATCTGCACCTTCTATGCACTGTCCCGGCTCCCCGTGGCGGACGTGCTGACGCTGACGAACGCGTACCCGCTCTGGATCGTGTTGATGTCCGTGCACGGATCGCCCCCCCGCGAGGTCGCGGCGGACCTGGCGTGCGTGCTGGCCGGCGTGGCGGGCGTGGCCCTGATCCAGCGGCCGCACGCCGAGAGCGCCGCCAATTTGGCCGCCCCGGTGGCCCTCGCGGCGTCGTTCGCGACCGCCGTGGCGATGCTGGGACTGCATCGGCTGCGTCACGTCGATTCCAGGGCCGTCGTCGCGCATTTCTCGGGCCTGGCGACGCTCGTGCTGCTCGCCTGGACCGCCCTCCACCCCGCGCTCCTCCGTCGGTCCGACATGGACGCCGTCACGGCCCTGGTCCTGCTTGGCGTCGGCCTGTCCGGGACGATCGGCCAGATCTTCCTGACGAAGGCGTACGGGGCGGGGCTGCCGTCGCGCGTCGCCGTGCTCAGCTTGACGCAGGTGCTCTTCGGCATGATTTTCGATGTCCTGATCGACGGCCGGCTGCTCGGCCCGGTCTCGGTCGCCGGGTTCTTGCTCGTCCTGGGCCCCACGGCCTGGGTCACGGCCCGGAGGGGGAGGATTCGCGCGGAGCCCGCCGACCGGCCCTGA
- a CDS encoding DPP IV N-terminal domain-containing protein, translating to MLCSFGLAALVLSILADSPPQVDSLQTVAERSGFKATARHGEVMELCRELAKRHPEAAYLTELGRSAEGRPLPLLVLADPPVKSAEEAARSGKLVVLAIGNIHAGEVCGKEALPMLAREILQTPHHPLLKNLIIALAPIYNADGNERVSRDNRPGQVGPEEGMGQRANARGLDLNRDFIKLEAPETRALVDFFNTWKPHLFIDTHTTNGSHHRYTITYEGPKNPAGDPDVIGYARNGFLPRVAGAFEGKTGLHAYYYGNFDRGRTRWTSYPAEGRYGVTYAGMRNRLSVLSEAYAYAPYKDRVLATRDFVRACLETASSSKDEIVRLIREADRKAASSSAQPVTVAIRSEPRPLAKPRPILGFEEREKDGRRVPTDVPKEYAIPLYHDFAPTESVVRPYAYILPAGQARALETLQRHGLDVQELREDVELDIEAYRVDDISRPGPNGWERLDVLELKVTPRGESRRVPAGSYLVRTRQPLGNLAVYLLEPRSEDGLATWKFFEGLKAGEDFPVLRLPQPAAMTLIAAEPPPEKRKRNQPITFDMARGSRGGGSLSGSPVTVTWLDGSHWLQFRDGKQHLVDAASGRSRPFVDEANLVKALSRLPGVDEEAARRIARGSSFDAGRNPSFDMDPARRGFLFDHNDDIYYASFDGKTAVRLTDQPGSEEYAEFSPDGRSVAFIRGFDLHVVDIENPKERALTTGGTDLVRHGIADWVYFEEIYNRRWPGFWWSPDSRRIAFMEYDDGPVGTLTMINDTFSPRKVEQNRYPRSGEPNPRVRLGVVDAAGGAVRWADLSGYSSDAFLISRVGWWADGSAAYACIQDRVQTWLDLVKIDATAASPKPTRLFRDATKAWIADPEPLAFLPDGSFLWQSERDGWKHLYRYAADGTPRGQVTSGEWEVRSLVETKPQGDWIYFTATKDTHTALNLYRKKLDGPLERITRGPGNHSVTVSPDARYFVDTWSDLETPSKVRLHAADGKLVRVVDSEPAHRLKEYRLSPRERVQVRTKDGFLLEGILVLPPDLDPGRKYPVWFMTYGGPHTPTVTDSWAGGRLWDQALASEGFIVFHLDPRSASGKGAVSAWTAYRHLGVRELEDIKEGIAWLKQRPYVDGTRIGMAGHSYGGYMTSYAMTHCDLFAAGIAGAPVTDWHDYDSIYTERFMGLPQDNPDGYDRSSVVKAARDLRGKLLIIHGVVDDNVSVRNSLRLIESLQAANRDFELMVYPGSRHGIFSPHYNRLQIEFIRRTLGGGPRPIGPESTPPPHAPTPTAGTSTAPKVGHGAER from the coding sequence ATGCTCTGTTCGTTCGGCCTGGCGGCCCTCGTCCTGTCCATCCTTGCAGATTCTCCCCCGCAAGTCGATTCCCTCCAGACCGTGGCCGAGCGGAGCGGCTTCAAGGCGACGGCCCGTCACGGCGAGGTCATGGAGCTCTGCCGGGAGCTGGCGAAGCGCCATCCGGAGGCCGCCTACCTGACCGAGCTGGGCCGTTCGGCCGAGGGACGCCCCCTGCCCTTGCTCGTCCTCGCGGACCCGCCGGTGAAGTCGGCCGAGGAGGCCGCACGCTCCGGGAAGCTCGTCGTGCTGGCCATCGGCAACATCCACGCCGGCGAAGTCTGCGGCAAGGAGGCCCTCCCCATGCTGGCGAGGGAGATCCTCCAGACCCCCCATCACCCGCTGCTGAAGAACCTGATCATCGCCCTGGCTCCCATCTACAACGCCGACGGGAACGAGCGGGTTTCCAGGGACAACCGGCCCGGGCAGGTCGGCCCGGAGGAGGGCATGGGCCAGCGGGCCAACGCCCGCGGCCTGGACCTCAATCGCGACTTCATCAAGCTCGAGGCCCCCGAGACGCGCGCCCTGGTGGACTTCTTCAATACCTGGAAGCCCCACCTCTTCATCGACACCCACACGACCAACGGCTCCCACCACCGGTACACGATCACCTACGAGGGTCCCAAGAATCCCGCGGGCGATCCGGACGTCATCGGCTATGCCCGCAACGGGTTCTTGCCCCGGGTCGCCGGCGCTTTCGAGGGTAAGACCGGCCTCCACGCCTACTATTACGGCAACTTCGACCGCGGCCGGACCCGGTGGACCTCTTATCCCGCGGAAGGCCGCTACGGCGTGACCTATGCGGGGATGCGGAATCGGCTGTCGGTGCTCTCCGAGGCGTACGCGTACGCCCCGTACAAGGATCGAGTCCTGGCGACCCGGGACTTCGTCCGCGCCTGCCTCGAGACGGCCTCGTCGAGCAAGGACGAGATCGTCCGGCTGATCCGCGAGGCGGACCGCAAGGCCGCGTCCAGCTCCGCGCAGCCCGTCACGGTGGCGATCCGCTCCGAGCCCAGGCCGCTTGCCAAGCCCAGGCCGATCCTCGGCTTCGAGGAGCGCGAGAAGGACGGCCGCCGAGTGCCGACCGATGTCCCGAAGGAATACGCGATACCCCTGTACCACGACTTCGCCCCGACGGAATCGGTCGTCCGTCCCTATGCCTACATCCTGCCTGCCGGCCAGGCCCGCGCGCTCGAGACCCTGCAACGCCACGGGCTCGATGTCCAGGAGTTGCGGGAAGACGTCGAGCTGGACATAGAGGCCTATCGCGTCGATGACATCTCAAGGCCCGGCCCGAATGGCTGGGAGCGGCTCGACGTGCTCGAGCTTAAGGTTACCCCGCGGGGCGAATCGCGCCGGGTGCCGGCCGGCAGCTACCTCGTGCGGACTCGCCAGCCGCTCGGGAACCTCGCGGTCTACCTGCTCGAGCCTCGTTCCGAGGACGGGCTCGCGACCTGGAAGTTCTTCGAGGGGCTCAAGGCCGGGGAGGATTTCCCCGTGCTCCGCCTGCCGCAGCCCGCCGCCATGACCCTGATCGCGGCGGAGCCGCCGCCGGAGAAGCGGAAGAGGAACCAGCCGATCACCTTCGACATGGCGAGGGGCTCCCGCGGCGGCGGGTCCCTCTCGGGCTCTCCGGTCACGGTCACCTGGCTCGATGGTTCGCACTGGCTCCAGTTCCGCGACGGGAAGCAGCACCTGGTCGACGCCGCGAGCGGCCGCTCGAGGCCGTTCGTCGACGAGGCCAACCTCGTGAAGGCCCTGTCCAGGCTCCCCGGTGTCGACGAGGAGGCCGCCCGCCGCATCGCCCGCGGCTCGTCGTTCGACGCCGGACGGAACCCCTCGTTCGACATGGATCCGGCCCGGCGCGGCTTCCTCTTCGATCACAATGACGACATCTACTACGCCTCCTTCGACGGCAAGACGGCCGTGCGGCTCACGGACCAGCCCGGCAGCGAGGAATACGCCGAATTCAGCCCGGACGGCCGATCGGTGGCCTTCATCCGCGGGTTCGACCTCCACGTGGTGGACATCGAGAACCCCAAGGAGAGGGCCCTGACGACGGGCGGGACGGACCTCGTCCGGCATGGCATCGCCGACTGGGTCTACTTCGAGGAGATCTACAACCGCCGCTGGCCCGGCTTCTGGTGGAGCCCGGATTCCAGGCGCATCGCTTTCATGGAATACGACGACGGGCCGGTGGGCACCCTGACGATGATCAACGACACGTTCAGCCCGCGCAAGGTGGAGCAGAACCGCTACCCGCGCTCGGGCGAGCCGAATCCGAGGGTGCGCCTCGGCGTGGTCGACGCCGCCGGCGGCGCGGTCCGCTGGGCGGACCTCTCGGGTTACTCGAGCGACGCCTTCCTGATCAGCCGGGTGGGCTGGTGGGCGGACGGGAGCGCAGCCTACGCCTGCATCCAGGACCGGGTCCAGACGTGGCTCGACCTGGTGAAGATCGACGCGACGGCGGCCTCCCCGAAGCCGACCCGGCTCTTCCGGGACGCGACGAAAGCCTGGATCGCCGACCCCGAGCCGCTCGCGTTCCTCCCCGACGGCTCCTTCCTCTGGCAGAGCGAGCGGGACGGTTGGAAGCACCTGTATCGGTATGCGGCCGACGGCACGCCCAGGGGCCAGGTCACCTCGGGGGAATGGGAGGTCCGCTCGCTCGTCGAGACGAAGCCGCAGGGGGACTGGATCTACTTCACGGCCACCAAGGATACCCACACCGCGCTCAACCTGTATCGCAAGAAACTCGACGGACCGCTCGAGAGGATCACGCGGGGGCCCGGCAACCACAGCGTCACGGTGAGCCCGGACGCCCGTTATTTCGTGGACACCTGGTCGGATCTCGAGACGCCCTCGAAGGTCCGGCTGCATGCCGCCGACGGCAAGCTCGTCCGCGTCGTCGACAGCGAACCGGCCCATCGACTCAAGGAGTATCGACTTTCACCGCGGGAGCGGGTCCAGGTCCGGACGAAGGACGGATTCCTCCTCGAGGGCATCCTCGTGCTGCCGCCGGACCTGGATCCCGGCAGGAAGTATCCGGTCTGGTTCATGACCTACGGGGGGCCGCACACGCCGACGGTCACCGATAGCTGGGCGGGCGGCCGGCTCTGGGACCAGGCGCTCGCCTCCGAGGGCTTCATCGTCTTCCACCTCGACCCGAGGAGCGCCAGCGGCAAGGGGGCGGTGTCGGCCTGGACGGCGTACAGGCATCTCGGAGTCCGGGAGCTCGAGGACATCAAGGAGGGGATCGCCTGGCTGAAGCAGCGGCCCTACGTGGACGGGACGCGGATCGGCATGGCGGGGCACAGCTACGGGGGCTACATGACGTCCTATGCCATGACCCATTGCGACCTCTTCGCCGCCGGGATCGCCGGCGCTCCGGTGACGGACTGGCACGACTACGACTCGATCTACAC